A single genomic interval of Cucumis sativus cultivar 9930 chromosome 7, Cucumber_9930_V3, whole genome shotgun sequence harbors:
- the LOC101220609 gene encoding protein SPIRRIG, whose product MKWVTLLKDIKEKVGLTPSHSAGSAPSASASSSSSSSILASSARDNHVPYSARRPDSASSPARNRHELELDFKRYWEEFRSSSSEKEKEAALNMTVDTFCRLVKQHANVAQLVTLIVETHIFSFVVGRAFVTDIEKLKISSKRRSLDVIKVLKYFTEVAEDVICPGANLLTAVEVLISGPIDKQSLLDSGIFCCLIHILNALLDPDEASQREKTASYEEKSVLGEDLNGHGGQGRRLEVEGSVVHIMKALASHPSAAQSLIEDDSLQMLFQMVANGSLTVFSQYKEGLVPLHNIQLHRHAMQILNLLLVNDSGSTAKYIRKHHLIKILLMAVKDYNPNCGDSAYTMGIVDLLLECVRLSYRPEANGISLREDIHNAHGYHFLVQFALILSKLARSQASQSVKSSLPQDYIQATDVSQINDEEKQDYIDQDVPSLQLSPTLSRLLDVLVNLAQTGPQESDCSSTGKRSKSTHSKSIDHSRSRTSSSDRLTDDIWEEGNNKVKDLEAVQMLQDIFLKADNRELQAEVLNRMFKIFSSHLENYKLCQQLRTVPLLILNMAGFPSSLQEIILKILEYAVTVVNCVPEQELLSLCCLLQQPIMSELKHTILSFFVKLLSFDHHYKKVLREVGVLEVLLDDLKQHKFLQSPDQAGGNFHQLERKSSTSSFKKHLDNKDTILSSPKLLESGGSGKFPIFEVQSTTTVAWDCIASLLKKAEASQTSFRSSNGVAIVLPFLVSNVHRQGVLRLLSCLIIEDTAQAHPEELSAIVEILKSGMVTSISGSQYGLHNEAKCETMGTLWRILGVNNSAQRVFGEVTGFSLLLTTLHSFQSGGDSYQCSIEDRVKVFKYLMRVVTAGVCDNALNRTKLHTVILSQTFNDLLSESGLICVEFERRVIQLLLELSLEMVLPPYLKFEDAPSPDSVENNSSSFHLITPSGSFHPNKERVYNAGAIRVLIRLLLLFTPKVQLEVLDIIEKLACAGPFNQENLTSVGCVELLLETIRPFLLGSSPLLAYTLKIVEVLGAYRLSASELQMLIRFALQMRLLKSGHILIDMMERLVHMEDMASESLSLAPFIEMDMSKIGHASIQVSLGERSWPPAAGYSFVCWFQFHNFLKSPGKEYEPSKVGPSKRWSAKNAQSQEQQILRIFSVGAASNDNTFYAELYLQEDGILTLATSNSSSLSFSGIDLEEGRWHHLAVVHSKPNALAGLFQASIAYVYLNGKLKHTGKLGYAPSPIGKSLQVNIGTPVACAKVSDMHWKLRSCYLFEEVLTPGCICFMYILGRGYRGIFQDTDLLHFVPNQACGGGSMAILDSLDADLALTHNMQKHEGASKLGDTRGDGSGIVWDMERLGNLSLQLSGKKLIFAFDGTSAEAMRGSGVLSMLNLVDPMSAAASPIGGIPRFGRLHGDVYVCKQCVIGDTIRPVGGMTVILALVEASETREMLHMALTLLACALHQNPQNVRDMQTYRGYHLLALFLHRRMSLFDMQSLEIFFQIAACEASFAEPKKLESVQTNFSPINAFQETSYDELSLSKLRDEISSIGSHGDFDDFSAQKDSFSHISELENPEISGETSNCVVLSNPDMVEHVLLDWTLWVTAPVAIQIALLGFLEHLVSMHWYRNHNLTVLRRINLVQHLLVTLQRGDVEVPVLEKLVVLLGVILEDGFLVSELELVVKFVIMTFDPPQLTPRRPILRESMGKHVIVRNMLLEMLIDLQVTIKSEDLLEQWHKIVSSKLITYFLDEAVHPSSMRWIMTLLGVCLTSSPTFALKFRTSGGYQGLVRVLPSFYDSPDIYYILFCLIFGKPVYPRLPEVRMLDFHALMPSDGSFVELKFVELLEPVIAMAKSTFDRLSVQTMLAHQSGNLSQASAGLVAELAEGNADNAGELQGEALMHKTYAARLMGGEASAPAAATSVLRFMVDLAKMCHPFSAVCRRTDFLESCVGLYFSCVRAAYAVRMAKELSVKTEEKNSNDGDDANSSQNTFTSMPQEQDLSVKTSISVGSFPQGQASTSSDDTAAPQNESSHKDENNTIPSPQMSRKSEHDFQVAESLEGENIDQESVTSSTNEFSIRTRKDAPEPLQPIDSHSSASLNLIDSPILSEKSNYRVPLTPSSSPVVALTSWLGNSSNSEIKSSSAAPPSVESFASAAEFDPTTDLKSTSQGHPAANTFFSVSPKQLLEMDDSGYGGGPCSAGATAVLDFMAEVLSDILTEQIKAAPVIESILENVPLYVDTESMLVFQGLCLTRLMNFLERRLLRDDEEDEKKLDKARWSANLDAFCWMIVDRVYMGAFPQPASVLKTLEFLLSMLQLSNKDGRIEVSPSGKGLLSIGRGSKQLDAYVHSILKNTSRMILYCFLPSFLISIGEDGLLSCLGLLMEPKKRSFTSTYHVDSGIDICTVLQLLVAHRRIIFCPSNVDTDLNCCLCVNLITLLRDSRQYVQNMAVDVVRYLLVHRRAALEDLLVSKPNQGQSMDVLHGGFDKLLTESLSDFFDWLQPSEQIVKKVLEQCAALMWVQYITGSAKFPGVRIKAMEGRRKKEMGRRSRDISKLDMRHWEQVNEQRYALDLLRDSMSTELRVLRQDKYGWVLHAESEWKSHLQQLVHERSIFPISISSVSEDPEWQLCPIEGPYRMRKKLERTKLKLDTIQNALDGKFELKEAELIKGGNGLDTSDGDSESYFHLLNDNAKQNDSDSDLFEEPMFHESDDVRDEASVKNGWNDDRASSANDASLHSALEYGAKSSAVSIPLAESIQGRSDLGSPRQSSSAKIDEVKVSDDKYDKELHDDGEYLIRPYLEPFEKIRFRYNCERVIGLDKHDGIFLIGELCLYVIENFYINDSRCICEKECEDELSVIDQALGVKKDCMGSMDFQSKSTSSWGVAAKSWSGGRAWAYSGGAWGKEKVGSSGNLPHPWRMWKLDSVHEILKRDYQLRPVAVEIFSMDGCNDLLVFHKKEREEVFKNLVAMNLPRNSMLDTTISGSTKQESNEGSRLFKIMAKSFSKRWQNGEISNFQYLMHLNTLAGRGYSDLTQYPVFPWVLADYESENLDLTDPKTFRMLAKPMGCQTPEGEEEFKKRYESWDDPEVPKFHYGSHYSSAGIVLFYLLRLPPFSAENQKLQGGQFDHADRLFNSIRDTWLSAAGKGNTSDVKELIPEFFYMPEFLENKFNLDLGEKQSGEKVGDVFLPPWANGSAREFIRKHREALESDFVSENLHHWIDLIFGNKQRGKAAEEATNVFYHYTYEGSVDIDSVTDPAMKASILAQINHFGQTPKQLFLKPHVKRRVDKKFPHPLKHSNLLVPHEIRKSLSSVTQIITLNEKILVAGANTLLKPRSYTKYVAWGFPDRSLRFLSYDQDRLLSTHENLHEGNQIQCAGVSHDGCTLVTGADDGLVWVWRITKQAPRLVRRLQLEKALSAHTAKITCLYVSQPYMLIASGSDDCTVIIWDLSSLVFVRQLPKFPTAVSAIYVNDLTGEIVTAAGILLAVWSINGDCLAMVNTSQLPSDSILSITSGTFSDWMDTNWYATGHQSGAVKVWQMVHCSNPASQIKSTGSSVVGLNLDNKVSEYRLVLHKVLKFHKHPVTALHLTSDLKQLLSGDSNGHLVSWTLAGDNLKAASMNLR is encoded by the exons ATGAAATGGGTTACATTGCTTAAGGACATCAAAGAGAAGGTCGGGTTAACTCCGTCTCATTCTGCTGGTTCTGCTCCCTCTGCCTCtgcctcttcctcttcctcttcttccataCTCGCTTCCTCTGCCCGAGATAATCATGTGCCGTACTCAGCTCGTCGCCCTGACTCTGCTTCATCTCCTGCAAG AAACAGACATGAACTGGAATTGGACTTCAAGCGATATTGGGAAGAATTTCGGTCATCCAGCTCTGAAAAG GAAAAAGAGGCGGCCTTGAATATGACCGTGGATACTTTTTGTAGATTAGTGAAGCAACATGCTAATGTAGCTCAATTAGTTACTTT GATAGTTGAAACACATATATTCTCTTTTGTTGTGGGAAGAGCTTTTGTTACAGATATTGAGAAGCTAAAAATCAGCAGTAAAAGAAGGTCTTTGGATGTAATAAAAGTACTAAAGTATTTTACAGAAGTTGCCGAG GATGTTATTTGTCCAGGTGCAAATCTGTTAACTGCAGTTGAAGTCCTTATATCTGGG CCTATTGATAAGCAATCCCTTCTTGATTCGGGTATATTCTGCTGTCTCATCCATATTCTCAATGCCCTCCTGGATCCTGATGAAGCCAGTCAGAGGGAAAAGACAGCTAGTTATGAAGAAAAATCAGTCTTAGGTGAAGATCTCAATGGTCATGGTGGACAAGGACGCCGGCTCGAG GTCGAGGGTAGTGTTGTTCATATCATGAAGGCTCTAGCCAGCCATCCTTCAGCTGCCCAGAGTTTGATTGAGGATGATTCCCTTCAGATGCTTTTTCAGATGGTTGCAAATGGGTCCTTGACAGTTTTCTCTCAGTATAAGGAAGGTCTTGTTCCATTGCACAATATTCAACTTCATAGACATGCTATGCAG ATTCTTAATCTTCTGCTGGTCAATGATAGTGGAAGCACTGCCAAATATATACGCAAACATCACTTG ataaaaattcttttaatggCAGTTAAGGATTACAACCCTAACTGTGGTGACTCTGCTTATACCATGGGGATAGTGGACTTGCTACTTGAGTGCGTGAGGCTGTCTTATAGGCCTG AGGCCAACGGTATAAGTCTCAGGGAGGATATACACAATGCTCATGGTTATCACTTTCTTGTCCAGTTTGCATTGATTCTTTCGAAATTGGCAAGGAGTCAAGCTTCTCAGTCTGTAAAATCAAGTCTGCCGCAAGATTACATTCAAGCTACAGATGTCTCCCAAataaatgatgaagaaaagcAAGATTATATAGATCAAGATGTCCCTTCCCTGCAACTTTCCCCTACATTGTCAAGGTTGCTTGATGTTCTGGTAAATCTAGCCCAAACTGGTCCACAGGAATCTGATTGCTCATCTACTGGAAAAAGATCTAAATCTACTCATTCCAAGAGCATTGACCATAGCAGAAGCAGAACATCCTCCTCTGATCGGCTTACTGATGATATCTGGGAGGAAGGCAATAATAAAGTCAAAGATCTAGAAGCTGTCCAAATGTTGCAAGATATTTTCCTGAAAGCAGATAACAGAGAATTACAAGCAGAGGTTTTAAATAGaatgttcaaaatattttcaagtcATTTGGAAAATTACAAGTTGTGCCAGCAGTTACGAACAGTTCCTCTTCTCATACTGAATATGGCTGGCTTTCCATCATCCTTAcaagaaattattttgaaaattcttgaATATGCTGTCACTGTTGTGAATTGTGTACCCGAGCAGGAGTTGCTTTCACTATGTTGTTTGTTGCAGCAGCCAATAATGTCAGAATTAAAGCACACCatactttccttttttgtaaAACTGTTGTCATTTGACCATCATTATAAGAAAGTCCTGCGAGAAGTTGGTGTGCTGGAGGTTTTGTTGGATGATTTGAAGCAGCATAAGTTTCTTCAGAGTCCTGACCAGGCTGGTGGGAACTTTCACCAGCTAGAAAGAAAATCCAGCACCAGCAGCTTCAAGAAGCATTTGGACAATAAGGATACAATTCTTTCTTCACCCAAGTTGTTGGAGTCTGGGGGCTCTGGAAAGTTTCCTATTTTTGAAGTTCAGAGTACTACTACCGTTGCATGGGATTGTATCGCCTCTTTACTGAAGAAAGCTGAAGCCAGCCAAACATCATTTCGATCATCTAATGGTGTGGCCATCGTCCTTCCATTTTTGGTGTCTAATGTACATCGTCAAGGGGTTCTCCGGTTGTTGTCATGTTTGATCATAGAAGATACTGCCCAG GCCCATCCCGAAGAATTAAGTGccattgttgaaattttgaaaagtggaATGGTCACCAGCATTTCAGGGTCTCAGTATGGACTTCACAATGAGGCAAAATGTGAAACAATGGGGACCTTGTGGCGTATTCTGGGAGTTAATAATTCTGCACAGAGGGTCTTTGGTGAAGTGACTGgattttctcttttgcttACTACACTTCATAGTTTCCAAAGTGGAGGGGACTCATATCAGTGTTCAATTGAGGATCGGGTCAAGGTATTTAAGTACCTAATGCGTGTTGTGACAGCTGGAGTTTGTGATAATGCCTTGAACAGGACGAAACTGCACACAGTTATTTTGTCTCAAACATTTAATGATCTTCTGTCTGAGTCTGGCCTGATATGTGTGGAGTTTGAAAGGAGAGTCATACAGTTACTGTTGGAACTCTCTCTTGAGATGGTTCTACCACCAtacttgaaatttgaagacGCCCCTTCACCAGATTCTGTGGAGAACAATTCATCCAGTTTTCATCTGATAACTCCATCGGGTTCCTTTCATCCTAATAAAGAACGTGTATACAATGCTGGAGCTATTAGGGTTCTCATTCGTTTGCTATTGCTCTTTACTCCCAAGGTACAGTTAGAAGTTCTTGACATCATTGAAAAGCTTGCTTGTGCTGGCCCCTTTAATCAAGAGAATCTCACCTCAGTAG GCTGTGTGGAACTTCTATTGGAGACCATTCGTCCTTTCCTATTGGGATCATCTCCACTACTTGCATATACACTGAAGATAGTGGAAGTTCTTGGGGCATATAG GTTATCTGCATCAGAACTTCAAATGCTTATTAGATTTGCTCTCCAAATGAGATTGCTGAAGTCAGGCCATATTCTTATTGATATGATGGAAAGGTTGGTTCATATGGAAGATATGGCATCGGAAAGTCTTTCTTTGGCACCATTTATAGAGATGGATATGAGTAAGATTGGGCATGCTTCTATTCAAGTGTCTCTCGGAGAAAGATCATGGCCTCCGGCTGCTGGTTACTCTTTTGTTTGCTGGTTCCAATTCCACAATTTCCTTAAATCTCCAGGAAAGGAATATGAACCCTCAAAAGTAGGTCCTTCAAAGAGGTGGTCTGCAAAAAATGCTCAGTCTCAGGAGCAACAAATTCTCCGTATATTTTCTGTTGGTGCTGCAAGCAATGACAATACATTTTATGCTGAGCTTTATCTGCAAGAGGATGGTATTCTAACCCTTGCCACTAGCAACTCTTCCTCCTTATCATTTTCTGGCATTGATCTTGAGGAAGGCAGATGGCATCACCTTGCAGTTGTTCACAGCAAACCAAATGCTCTAGCTGGACTGTTCCAAGCTAGTATTGCTTATGTGTATCTTAATGGAAAGTTGAAACACACTGGGAAACTAGGCTACGCACCTTCTCCTATCGGAAAATCTTTACAGGTCAACATTGGTACCCCTGTTGCATGTGCTAAGGTTAGTGACATGCATTGGAAGCTCCGTTCCTGCTATCTTTTCGAAGAGGTGCTTACTCCAGGCTGCATATGTTTCATGTACATACTTGGTAGAGGATATAGAGGGATTTTTCAAGACACAGATCTTTTGCATTTTGTGCCAAACCAGGCTTGTGGTGGTGGTAGCATGGCTATTTTAGATTCATTAGATGCTGACTTAGCTTTGACCCATAACATGCAGAAGCATGAGGGTGCAAGCAAATTGGGGGATACAAGGGGAGATGGTAGTGGGATAGTTTGGGACATGGAGAGACTAGGAAATCTCTCCTTGCAACTCTCAGGCAAGAAACTAATATTTGCATTTGATGGAACATCCGCTGAAGCCATGCGAGGATCTGGAGTTTTATCAATGCTCAATCTAGTAGATCCCATGTCAGCCGCTGCTTCTCCTATTGGGG GTATTCCTCGTTTTGGTCGCCTTCATGGAGATGTTTATGTCTGTAAGCAATGTGTAATTGGTGACACCATACGCCCAGTTGGTGGGATGACTGTTATCCTTGCCCTTGTTGAAGCTTCTGAGACGAGGGAGATGCTGCACATGGCCCTAACGTTACTTGCATGTGCACTTCATCAAAATCCACAGAATGTGAGAGACATGCAGACCTATAGGGGATATCATTTACTGGCTCTTTTTCTACACCGGCGGATGTCACTATTTGACATGCAGTCACTAGAAATCTTTTTCCAGATTGCAGCATGTGAAGCTTCATTTGCCGAGCCAAAAAAGTTGGAAAGTGTTCAAACAAATTTCTCACCTATTAATGCTTTTCAGGAGACGAGTTATGATGAGCTTAGTTTATCCAAATTACGTGATGAAATTTCCTCAATCGGATCACATGGTGACTTCGATGATTTTTCTGCTCAAAAGGATTCATTTAGCCATATTTCAGAGCTGGAAAATCCTGAAATATCAGGTGAAACTTCAAATTGTGTTGTATTGTCAAATCCAGATATGGTTGAGCATGTCTTGCTTGACTGGACATTGTGGGTAACAGCCCCCGTTGCAATTCAAATTGCTCTCCTGGGTTTCCTCGAGCATCTCGTCTCAATGCACTGGTATAGGAACCACAACCTTACAGTTCTTCGAAGAATCAACCTTGTTCAACATTTATTAGTGACTTTGCAGCGAGGGGACGTTGAGGTTCCTGTGTTGGAGAAATTAGTTGTCTTGCTTGGAGTCATTTTAGAAGATGGTTTTTTGGTTTCTGAATTGGAACTTGTAGTCAAGTTTGTGATCATGACATTTGATCCGCCTCAACTGACACCGAGGCGTCCAATTTTACGAGAATCCATGGGGAAGCATGTGATTGTGAGAAATATGTTGTTGGAAATGCTTATTGATTTGCAAGTGACCATAAAATCAGAAGATTTGCTAGAGCAATGGCATAAAATCGTTTCATCTAAGTTGATAACATATTTTCTTGATGAAGCTGTTCATCCTTCAAGCATGAGATGGATCATGACACTTCTTGGGGTATGTCTTACTTCTTCACCAACATTTGCACTTAAGTTCCGTACAAGTGGAGGTTATCAAGGTTTGGTGCGTGTCCTTCCCAGTTTCTATGATTCCCctgatatatattatatcctTTTCTGCCTGATATTTGGAAAGCCAGTTTATCCTAGACTACCTGAAGTGCGGATGCTAGACTTTCATGCCCTTATGCCAAGTGATGGAAGTTTTGTGGAACTGAAATTTGTGGAACTTCTGGAACCTGTAATTGCAATGGCAAAATCCACATTTGATAGGCTAAGTGTTCAGACAATGCTTGCGCACCAAAGTGGTAACCTTTCTCAGGCTAGTGCTGGTCTTGTGGCTGAACTTGCAGAAGGGAATGCAGACAATGCGGGAGAGCTTCAAGGTGAAGCTCTGATGCATAAGACCTATGCTGCTCGTCTAATGGGTGGGGAGGCGTCGGCCCCTGCTGCTGCAACCTCTGTCCTTCGGTTTATGGTTGATCTGGCAAAAATGTGTCATCCCTTTTCTGCAGTTTGCAGACGGACAGATTTTCTTGAAAGCTGTGTCGGCCTTTACTTTTCTTGTGTCAG GGCTGCTTATGCTGTGAGGATGGCTAAGGAGCTATCAGTAAAGACTGAggaaaagaattcaaatgatGGTGATGATGCTAATAGTTCACAGAACACCTTTACTAGCATGCCACAGGAACAGGATTTGTCTGTGAAAACATCCATTAGTGTTGGAAGTTTCCCTCAGGGACAGGCAAGCACTAGCTCTGATGACACTGCTGCACCTCAAAATGAGTCTAGTCATAAAGACGAGAATAATACTATTCCATCCCCTCAAATGTCAAGAAAATCAGAGCACGATTTTCAGGTTGCTGAGAGCTTAGAAGGTGAAAATATTGACCAGGAGTCTGTCACATCCAGTACAAATGAGTTTAGCATCAGAACAAGAAAAGACGCTCCGGAACCCTTGCAACCAATAGATTCTCATAGCTCTGCTTCTCTAAATCTAATTGATTCTCCCATCCTGTCAGAGAAATCTAATTATCGGGTCCCCCTCACACCCTCATCATCTCCAGTTGTTGCTTTAACATCTTGGCTTGGGAATTCAAGTAACAGTGAAATAAAATCTTCTTCAGCTGCTCCACCATCTGTGGAATCCTTTGCATCAGCTGCAGAGTTTGATCCAACAACAGATCTGAAGTCAACTTCTCAAGGACATCCAGCTGCAAATACTTTCTTTTCAGTTAGCCCTAAACAACTTCTTGAAATGGATGATTCTGGTTATGGAGGTGGTCCTTGTTCTGCCGGTGCTACTGCTGTCTTGGATTTTATGGCTGAAGTTCTTTCAGATATTTTGACTGAGCAGATTAAGGCAGCACCAGTCATAGAGAGCATCTTGGAAAATGTTCCTTTATATGTTGATACAGAATCGATGTTAGTCTTTCAGGGTTTGTGCCTTACCAGATTGATGAATTTCCTTGAAAGGCGCCTCCTGCgggatgatgaagaagatgaaaaaaaactGGACAAAGCTCGCTGGTCTGCAAATTTAGATGCATTTTGCTGGATGATTGTTGATCGTGTATACATGGGTGCCTTTCCTCAACCTGCTAGTGTGCTAAAAACTCTTGAATTCTTGCTTTCTATGTTGCAACTGTCAAACAAGGATGGCCGTATAGAAGTATCTCCTTCTGGAAAAGGACTTTTATCAATTGGTAGAGGAAGCAAGCAACTTGATGCTTATGTACattcaattttgaagaataCCAGTCGAATGATATTGTATTGCTTCCTCCCATCGTTCTTGATATCAATTGGAGAAGATGGTCTTCTTTCATGCTTGGGCTTGCTAATGGAACCCAAGAAAAGATCATTTACTTCAACATATCATGTTGATTCTGGAATTGATATTTGCACAGTCTTACAGTTATTAGTTGCTCATAGAAGAATTATCTTCTGTCCAAGCAATGTTGATACCGATCTTAATTGCTGTCTTTGTGTCAATTTAATTACTCTGCTTCGTGACTCCAGGCAATATGTTCAGAATATGGCAGTTGATGTTGTCAGGTACCTTCTGGTGCATCGAAGGGCTGCCTTAGAGGATTTGCTTGTCTCCAAACCAAACCAAGGACAGTCTATGGATGTCTTACATGGAGGTTTTGACAAATTGCTGACTGAAAGCTTGTCTGATTTCTTTGACTGGCTTCAGCCTTCTGAACAGATAGTAAAAAAAGTATTGGAACAGTGTGCTGCCTTAATGTGGGTGCAGTATATTACTGGATCTGCAAAATTTCCTGGAGTGAGGATAAAGGCAATGGAGGGTCGACGTAAGAAGGAGATGGGGAGAAGATCTCGAGATATTTCTAAATTGGATATGAGACACTGGGAGCAAGTTAATGAGCAGAGGTATGCTCTGGATTTACTTCGGGACTCTATGTCTACTGAGTTAAGAGTACTTCGTCAGGATAAGTATGGATGGGTTCTCCATGCTGAGAGTGAATGGAAAAGTCATCTCCAGCAACTTGTTCATGAGCGCAGTATATTTCCAATATCTATATCTTCTGTGTCAGAAGATCCTGAATGGCAGCTCTGTCCTATAGAGGGTCCATACAGAATGCGCAAGAAACTAGAGCGTACTAAATTGAAGCTAGATACCATTCAAAATGCTCTTGATGGAAAGTTTGAACTAAAAGAAGCAGAGCTGATAAAAGGAGGAAATGGCCTTGATACTTCTGATGGAGATTCAGAATCCTACTTTCATCTTTTAAACGATAATGCCAAACAGAACGATTCAGATAGTGACCTGTTTGAGGAACCTATGTTTCATGAATCAGATGATGTCAGGGATGAAGCATCTGTGAAAAATGGATGGAATGATGATAGAGCTAGCAGTGCAAATGATGCAAGTCTTCACTCTGCACTCGAGTATGGTGCCAAGTCTAGTGCTGTTTCTATTCCATTGGCAGAGAGCATACAGGGAAGATCTGACCTGGGATCTCCTAGACAATCATCTTCTGCTAAAATTGATGAGGTAAAAGTTAGCGatgataaatatgataaaGAACTACATGATGACGGTGAATACCTCATCAGACCATATTTGGAGCCTTTTGAAAAAATACGATTTCGCTATAACTGTGAGCGAGTCATTGGCCTTGACAAACATGATGGTATCTTTCTAATTGGTGAACTTTGTCTGTATGTGATCGAGAATTTTTACATCAATGACTCTAGATGCATTTGTGAAAAAGAATGTGAAGATGAACTTTCAGTTATTGATCAGGCTTTGGGTGTAAAGAAGGATTGTATGGGCAGTATGGACTTTCAGTCCAAGTCAACTTCATCTTGGGGGGTTGCAGCTAAGTCATGGTCTGGAGGAAGAGCATGGGCCTATAGTGGTGGTGCTTGGGGAAAGGAGAAAGTAGGCAGCAGTGGTAACCTACCTCATCCTTGGCGTATGTGGAAGCTTGACAGTGTTCATGAGATTTTGAAGCGAGATTATCAGCTTCGACCAGTTGCTGTTGAAATATTCAGCATGGATGGATGCAATGACCTCCTGGTGTTCCataaaaaggagagagaagaagTCTTCAAAAATCTTGTTGCCATGAATCTTCCAAGAAACAGCAT GCTGGACACTACTATCTCTGGATCAACCAAACAAGAGAGCAATGAGGGCAGTCGTCTTTTTAAGATAATGGCcaaatcattttcaaagaGGTGGCAAAATGGTGAAATAAGCAATTTTCAATACCTCATGCATCTCAATACATTGGCAGGGCGAGGATACAGTGATCTTACACAGTATCCGGTGTTCCCTTGGGTTCTTGCTGATTATGAAAGTGAAAACCTAGACTTGACTGATCCAAAAACATTTCGCATGCTTGCTAAACCAATGGGTTGTCAGACACCTGAGGGGGAAGAGGAGTTTAAGAAAAG ATATGAGAGTTGGGATGATCCAGAGGTTCCAAAATTTCACTATGGTTCTCATTATTCTAGTGCTGGAATTGTTCTCTTTTATTTGCTGCGGCTCCCACCATTTAGTGCAGAGAATCAGAAGCTTCAAGGTGGGCAGTTTGATCATGCTGATCGTCTTTTCAATAGCATTAGAGATACTTGGTTAAGTGCAGCTGGAAAGGGAAACACATCAGACGTGAAGGAGCTCATTCCAGAATTCTTTTACATGCCGGAATTCCTCGAAAATAAGTTCAACCTTGACTTGGGAGAGAAACAATCTGGAGAAAAG GTTGGTGACGTTTTCTTACCTCCATGGGCCAATGGCAGTGCTAGGGAGTTCATCAGGAAACATAGAGAAGCATTGGAGTCTGACTTTGTTTCGGAAAATTTGCATCATTGGATAGACCTCATCTTTGGAAATAAACAGAGAGGGAAG GCAGCAGAGGAAGCTACGAACGTGTTCTATCATTACACATACGAGGGGAGCGTGGATATAGATTCAGTGACTGATCCTGCAATGAAAGCCTCCATTCTAGCACAGATTAATCACTTTGGCCAGACACCCAAACAATTGTTCCTTAAGCCCCATGTCAAAAGGCGGGTTGACAAAAAGTTTCCTCATCCACTCAAGCATTCAAATCTTCTTGTCCCGCATGAGATTCGTAAGAGCTTGTCATCAGTAACACAGATTATCACtttaaatgagaaaattcTTGTGGCAGGAGCTAATACGTTGCTTAAACCAAGATCATATACTAAGTATGTTGCATGGGGATTCCCAGACCGAAGTTTGAGATTTTTGAGCTATGATCAGGACAGACTCCTATCTACTCATGAAAATCTTCATGAGGGCAACCAAATCCAGTGTGCTGGTGTTAGCCATGATGGTTGCACTCTGGTAACTGGTGCTGACGATGGGTTGGTTTGGGTTTGGAGAATTACCAAACAAGCACCCCGGCTTGTTAGGAGATTGCAGTTGGAGAAGGCACTTTCTGCTCACACAGCGAAAATCACATGCCTTTATGTCAGTCAGCCTTACATGCTGATTGCGAGTGGATCGGATGATTGTACAGTCATTATATGGGATCTGAGCTCCCTGGTTTTTGTCAGGCAGCTTCCTAAGTTCCCTACTGCAGTTTCAGCAATTTATGTTAATGACTTGACTGGGGAGATTGTGACAGCAGCTGGAATTCTTCTTGCAGTATGGAGCATCAATGGGGATTGCCTTGCAATGGTTAACACATCCCAGTTGCCCTCAGATTCCATTCTTTCAATAACGAGCGGTACATTTTCTGATTGGATGGATACAAATTGGTATGCAACAGGTCATCAGAGTGGTGCTGTCAAGGTGTGGCAAATGGTTCATTGCTCCAACCCTGCTTCTCAGATCAAATCTACTGGTAGTAGCGTGGTTGGTCTGAATCTCGACAATAAGGTATCGGAGTACCGATTGGTTCTTCACAAAGTACTGAAATTTCACAAGCATCCAGTGACTGCGCTTCACCTAACAAGTGACTTAAAACAGTTACTGAGTGGTGATTCCAATGGCCATCTTGTTTCATGGACACTGGCAGGGGATAACTTGAAAGCAGCTTCAATGAATCTGAGGTGA